Proteins from one Caulobacter sp. X genomic window:
- a CDS encoding EamA family transporter: MSHASLPLRHFLLALAVVAVWGTNFVVIRVGLDHLPPLLFATLRFTLVLLPMAFIVKRPPVSWKNLAAYGVLIGAGQFGLLFVAMKGHISPGLASLVVQTQVFFTIGMAMRINREPIKPFQIAALLLAASGIVLIAAHGGGSATPLGVLLVLLAAASWSGGNMVARQAGTVNMLAYVVWASLFSIPPLFLMSLWLEGWPAIVKGVAQADALTWAAVAWQAVGNTMFGYAAWGWLLARHPAATITPMALLVPVFGMGASALLLHEALPAWKLIAAALVLTGLAVNMLWPKVRAWRAAAA, translated from the coding sequence ATGTCCCACGCGTCCCTGCCCTTGCGCCACTTCCTGCTGGCCCTGGCCGTGGTGGCGGTGTGGGGCACGAACTTCGTGGTCATCCGCGTGGGGCTGGACCACCTGCCGCCGCTGCTGTTCGCGACCTTGCGCTTCACGCTGGTGCTGCTGCCGATGGCCTTCATCGTCAAACGTCCGCCGGTGTCGTGGAAGAACCTGGCGGCCTATGGCGTGCTGATCGGAGCGGGGCAGTTTGGCCTGCTGTTCGTGGCGATGAAGGGCCACATCTCGCCGGGCCTGGCCTCGCTGGTCGTGCAGACCCAGGTGTTCTTCACGATCGGCATGGCGATGCGGATCAACCGCGAACCGATCAAGCCCTTCCAGATAGCCGCCCTGCTGCTGGCGGCCTCCGGCATCGTGCTGATCGCCGCGCACGGCGGCGGGTCGGCCACCCCGCTGGGCGTCCTGCTGGTGCTGCTGGCGGCGGCCAGTTGGTCGGGCGGCAACATGGTCGCGCGTCAGGCGGGAACCGTGAACATGCTGGCCTATGTGGTCTGGGCGAGCCTGTTCTCGATCCCGCCGCTGTTTCTCATGTCGCTGTGGCTGGAGGGCTGGCCGGCCATCGTCAAGGGCGTGGCCCAGGCCGACGCCCTGACCTGGGCGGCCGTGGCCTGGCAGGCGGTGGGCAACACCATGTTCGGCTACGCCGCCTGGGGCTGGCTCTTGGCCCGCCACCCGGCCGCCACCATCACGCCCATGGCCCTGCTGGTCCCCGTCTTCGGCATGGGCGCCTCGGCCCTGCTGCTGCACGAGGCCCTGCCCGCCTGGAAGCTGATCGCCGCGGCCCTGGTGCTGACGGGCCTGGCGGTCAACATGCTGTGGCCGAAGGTGCGGGCGTGGCGAGCGGCGGCGGCTTGA
- a CDS encoding DUF2855 family protein, which translates to MGWDLLVAKDDLRRAEIRETAPGPLGDGEVRLAIESFALTANNITYAVFGEMMQYWNFFPAPDGFGRVPVWGHARVEESAHPEIAVGQRFYGYWPMSTHLTVQARAGKSGFLDAAPHRQPMAVIYNQYAAVGAEAPLEAYRALLQPLFMTSFLIEDQLDEAGFHGAKSVILSSASSKTAIALAACLKQRGAVKVVGLTSPRNKAFVEGLGFYDQVVLYDDIASAPIATPAVFVDFAGDSQVLGAVHRRFGDDLAASILVGGTHWEVPRVQADLPGPTPAFFFAPDRIAKRRQDWAGGEFEQRYGAAWTPFVADAPRWLTVKEGQGPEAIRAAYLAQVDGGTAADVGVVLRP; encoded by the coding sequence ATGGGCTGGGACCTGCTGGTCGCCAAGGACGACCTGCGTCGCGCCGAGATCCGCGAGACCGCGCCTGGCCCGCTGGGCGACGGCGAAGTGCGGCTGGCGATCGAGAGCTTCGCCCTGACCGCCAACAACATCACCTACGCCGTGTTCGGCGAGATGATGCAGTACTGGAACTTCTTCCCCGCGCCGGACGGCTTTGGCCGGGTGCCGGTCTGGGGCCACGCGCGGGTCGAGGAAAGCGCCCATCCCGAGATCGCCGTGGGCCAGCGCTTCTACGGCTACTGGCCGATGTCGACGCATCTGACCGTCCAGGCGAGGGCGGGCAAGTCGGGCTTCCTCGACGCCGCGCCGCATCGCCAGCCGATGGCCGTGATCTACAACCAATACGCCGCGGTCGGGGCCGAGGCGCCGCTGGAGGCCTATCGCGCCCTGCTGCAGCCCTTGTTCATGACCTCGTTCCTGATCGAGGATCAGCTGGACGAGGCCGGCTTCCACGGCGCCAAGAGCGTCATCCTGTCCAGCGCCTCGTCCAAGACCGCCATCGCCCTGGCGGCGTGTCTGAAGCAGCGCGGCGCGGTCAAGGTGGTCGGCCTGACCTCGCCCCGCAACAAGGCCTTCGTCGAGGGACTGGGCTTCTACGACCAAGTGGTGCTCTACGACGACATCGCCAGCGCGCCGATCGCGACGCCGGCCGTCTTCGTCGACTTCGCCGGCGACAGCCAGGTGCTGGGCGCGGTCCACCGCCGGTTCGGCGATGATCTGGCGGCTTCGATCCTGGTCGGCGGCACGCACTGGGAGGTCCCGCGCGTCCAGGCCGATCTGCCTGGACCGACGCCGGCCTTCTTCTTCGCCCCCGACCGCATCGCCAAGCGCCGCCAGGACTGGGCCGGCGGCGAGTTCGAGCAGCGCTACGGCGCGGCCTGGACGCCCTTCGTCGCCGACGCGCCGCGCTGGCTGACGGTGAAGGAAGGGCAGGGGCCGGAAGCGATCCGCGCGGCGTACCTAGCGCAGGTCGACGGCGGGACGGCGGCGGATGTCGGGGTGGTGTTGAGGCCTTAG
- a CDS encoding amidohydrolase family protein → MRKALGLTALAAVVVATVLSSGTTLAADSYAGPVIDTHAHLRTSQANGLTDAHPMGTAALRALDAAAGVQRSALIVMADKGDMPATRALNDALLAAVAADPDHFYPIASVHPADGDAALAELERLARLGVREIKLHPNSQQLDVADPAVARVTEKAGQLGMAVLFDSYNPLDTNQPGKLMMLSFQQPGTNFIFAHMGFTEFREFQSLATLRKLGRGGNVWLDVSAIASAYAGSPVAPELVWTLRRHGMDHVLFGSDWPVDSPAEALKAVRALGLTAAEEKLVLHDNVVKLLKLDQGR, encoded by the coding sequence ATGCGCAAAGCTCTTGGCTTGACCGCCTTGGCCGCCGTCGTTGTCGCGACGGTCCTTTCAAGCGGGACTACCCTGGCGGCGGACAGCTACGCGGGGCCGGTGATCGACACCCACGCCCACCTGCGGACGAGCCAGGCCAACGGCCTGACCGACGCCCATCCGATGGGCACGGCGGCTCTGCGGGCCTTGGACGCGGCCGCCGGCGTCCAGCGCAGCGCCCTGATCGTCATGGCCGACAAGGGCGACATGCCCGCCACACGCGCCCTCAACGACGCCCTCCTGGCGGCGGTGGCTGCCGATCCTGACCATTTCTATCCCATCGCCTCGGTCCATCCGGCGGACGGCGATGCGGCGCTGGCGGAGCTGGAGCGCCTGGCGCGGCTGGGCGTCCGGGAGATCAAGCTGCATCCCAACAGCCAGCAGCTGGATGTCGCCGACCCGGCCGTGGCCCGCGTGACCGAGAAGGCCGGCCAACTGGGCATGGCCGTGCTGTTCGACAGCTACAACCCGCTGGACACCAACCAGCCGGGCAAGCTGATGATGCTGTCGTTCCAGCAGCCGGGCACGAATTTCATCTTCGCCCACATGGGCTTCACGGAATTCCGCGAGTTCCAGAGCCTGGCGACGCTGCGCAAGCTGGGCCGCGGCGGTAACGTCTGGCTGGACGTCTCGGCCATCGCCTCGGCCTATGCGGGATCGCCGGTGGCGCCGGAACTGGTCTGGACCCTGCGCCGACACGGCATGGACCACGTGCTGTTCGGTTCGGACTGGCCGGTGGACAGCCCCGCCGAAGCCTTGAAGGCGGTCCGCGCCCTGGGCCTGACAGCCGCCGAGGAGAAGCTGGTGTTGCACGACAACGTGGTCAAGCTGCTGAAGCTGGACCAAGGCCGCTGA
- the secA gene encoding preprotein translocase subunit SecA encodes MLGFAKKLFGSSNERKVKALSARVAKINAYEAEYAALSDEALKGKTAEFKARLEKGESLDDLLNEAFATVREASKRVLGMRHFDVQMVGGMVLHFSGISEMRTGEGKTLVATLPTYLNALEGKGVHVITVNDYLARRDADWMGQVYNFLGLSYGVIVNGLSQGERQRAYRSDITYGTNNEFGFDYLRDNLVYDVSEMVQRGHNFAIVDEVDSILIDEARTPLIISGPTEDRSEFYKTIDLLVKELIKDKTTYDHDEKQKQVILTEDGQEKIEEILMAGGHLAEDSAGLYDAANVSVVHHVNQALRANVLYTRDKDYIVKGGEVVLIDEFTGRMMTGRRLSEGLHQAIEAKEGADIQPENQTLASVTIQNYFRLYKKLSGMTGTASTEAQEFDDIYKMSVSEIPTNRPIQRIDDDDEVYRTEREKNEAILKQIADCHVRGQPILVGTVSIEKSEELSRLLSNFSFEKDGKKVKGIPHQVLNARFHEQEAVIVADAGVPGAVTIATNMAGRGTDIQLGGSIDMRLFNWRQQQKGMGLEITHEDEVEERARLEAEIADKKAQALAAGGLFVLGTERHESRRIDNQLRGRTGRQGDPGRSKFFLSCEDDLLRIFAGDRLDAIMRTFGVQEGEAITHKWLNNAIATAQKRVEQRNYEIRKNLLKYDDVVNDQRKAVFEQRQEFMESSDLSEIITEMRHDTIDDLVARHLPPKAYAEQWDIEGLTERVKSILGLDLPIADWAAEEGIADEEIKDRITKAADEYAAQREVIITPEQMRQVEKNFLLQMIDLQWREHLMHLDHLRNVIGLRGYGQRDPLNEYKTEAFSLFEKLLGDLRTNTTRWLMTVEIAYAEPEVPHQSLEGLQEVHLDPLTGENAAVAGAIPDGLSPEQRQALPVSALPEGWERTNRNAPCPCGSGKKFKQCHGSLV; translated from the coding sequence ATGCTTGGTTTCGCCAAAAAGCTCTTCGGCTCTTCGAACGAACGCAAGGTCAAGGCCTTGTCGGCGCGGGTGGCGAAGATCAACGCCTATGAAGCCGAATACGCCGCGCTGTCCGACGAGGCCCTGAAGGGCAAGACCGCGGAGTTCAAGGCGCGCCTGGAAAAGGGCGAGTCTCTCGACGATCTCCTGAACGAAGCCTTCGCCACGGTGCGCGAAGCCTCCAAGCGCGTGCTGGGCATGCGCCACTTCGACGTCCAGATGGTCGGCGGCATGGTGCTGCACTTCTCGGGCATCTCGGAAATGCGCACCGGTGAAGGCAAGACGCTGGTCGCCACCCTGCCGACCTACCTGAACGCCCTGGAAGGCAAGGGCGTCCACGTCATCACCGTCAATGACTACCTGGCCCGCCGCGACGCCGACTGGATGGGTCAGGTCTACAACTTCCTGGGCCTGTCTTATGGCGTGATCGTCAACGGCCTTTCCCAAGGCGAGCGCCAGCGCGCCTATCGCAGCGACATCACCTACGGCACGAACAACGAGTTCGGCTTCGACTACCTGCGCGACAACCTCGTCTACGACGTCTCGGAGATGGTCCAGCGCGGCCACAACTTCGCGATCGTCGACGAAGTGGACTCGATCCTGATCGACGAGGCCCGCACCCCGCTGATCATCTCGGGCCCGACCGAGGACCGCAGCGAGTTCTACAAGACCATCGATCTGCTCGTGAAGGAGCTGATCAAGGACAAGACCACCTACGACCACGACGAAAAGCAGAAGCAGGTCATCCTGACCGAGGACGGCCAGGAAAAGATCGAAGAGATCCTGATGGCCGGCGGCCATCTGGCCGAGGATTCGGCCGGTCTCTACGACGCGGCCAACGTCTCGGTGGTGCACCACGTCAACCAGGCCCTGCGCGCCAACGTGCTGTACACGCGCGACAAGGACTACATCGTCAAGGGCGGCGAGGTTGTCCTGATCGACGAGTTCACCGGCCGCATGATGACCGGCCGCCGCCTGTCGGAAGGCCTGCACCAGGCCATCGAGGCCAAGGAAGGCGCCGACATTCAGCCCGAGAACCAGACCCTGGCCTCGGTGACGATCCAGAACTACTTCCGCCTCTACAAGAAGCTGTCGGGCATGACCGGCACGGCCTCGACCGAGGCGCAGGAGTTCGACGACATCTACAAGATGAGCGTGTCGGAAATCCCGACCAACCGTCCGATCCAGCGCATCGACGACGACGACGAGGTCTATCGCACCGAGCGCGAGAAGAACGAGGCCATCCTCAAGCAGATCGCCGACTGCCACGTGCGCGGCCAGCCGATCCTGGTCGGCACCGTCTCGATCGAGAAGTCGGAAGAGCTGTCGCGCCTGCTGTCGAACTTCAGCTTCGAGAAGGACGGCAAGAAGGTGAAGGGCATTCCGCACCAGGTGCTGAACGCCCGCTTCCACGAGCAGGAAGCCGTGATCGTCGCCGACGCGGGCGTGCCCGGCGCGGTGACCATCGCCACCAACATGGCCGGCCGCGGCACCGACATCCAGCTGGGCGGCAGCATCGACATGCGCCTGTTCAACTGGCGCCAGCAGCAGAAGGGCATGGGCCTCGAGATCACCCACGAGGACGAGGTCGAGGAGCGCGCCCGTCTCGAGGCCGAGATCGCCGACAAGAAGGCCCAGGCCCTGGCCGCCGGCGGCCTGTTCGTGCTGGGCACCGAGCGCCACGAAAGCCGCCGGATCGACAACCAGCTGCGCGGCCGCACCGGCCGTCAGGGCGACCCGGGTCGGTCGAAGTTCTTCCTGTCGTGCGAGGACGATCTGCTGCGCATCTTCGCCGGCGACCGCCTGGACGCGATCATGCGCACCTTCGGCGTCCAGGAAGGCGAGGCGATCACCCACAAGTGGCTGAACAACGCCATCGCCACCGCGCAAAAGCGCGTCGAGCAGCGCAACTACGAGATCCGCAAGAACCTCCTGAAGTACGACGACGTCGTCAACGACCAGCGCAAGGCCGTGTTCGAGCAGCGCCAGGAGTTCATGGAGTCCAGCGACCTCTCGGAAATCATCACCGAGATGCGTCACGACACGATCGACGACCTGGTCGCCCGTCACCTGCCGCCCAAGGCCTATGCCGAGCAGTGGGACATCGAGGGCCTGACCGAGCGCGTGAAGTCGATCCTGGGCCTCGATTTGCCGATCGCCGACTGGGCGGCCGAGGAAGGCATCGCCGACGAGGAGATCAAGGACCGCATCACCAAGGCGGCTGATGAGTACGCCGCCCAGCGCGAGGTGATCATCACGCCCGAGCAGATGCGCCAGGTCGAGAAGAACTTCCTGCTGCAGATGATCGATCTGCAGTGGCGCGAGCACCTGATGCACCTGGACCACCTGCGCAACGTCATCGGCCTGCGCGGCTATGGCCAGCGCGATCCGCTGAACGAGTACAAGACCGAGGCCTTCTCGCTGTTCGAGAAGCTGCTGGGCGACCTGCGCACCAACACCACCCGCTGGCTGATGACGGTCGAGATCGCCTATGCCGAGCCTGAGGTCCCGCACCAGTCGCTGGAAGGCCTGCAGGAGGTGCACCTCGACCCGCTGACCGGCGAGAACGCGGCCGTGGCCGGCGCCATCCCCGACGGCCTGTCGCCCGAACAACGCCAGGCCCTGCCGGTCTCGGCCCTGCCGGAAGGCTGGGAACGCACCAACCGCAACGCCCCCTGCCCCTGCGGCTCGGGCAAGAAGTTCAAGCAGTGCCACGGGTCGTTGGTCTGA
- a CDS encoding peptidylprolyl isomerase produces the protein MANTQGRASGGQGGFFSLGGVGLAVALALLVAACGQNKVAEKPPEPGDTAVARVNGQVIWASDVKREAVAQGLISEGEPLDISSEVFRQRLDEVIDQKLLAAEAIKRKLDKDPVAQRRLAAARERILGDMLVEGVVEKAVTDDAIRKLYAEQQKLSKRSEEIRARQIIVGSQAEAESVKKLLASGASFDALAMERSTDQATRFNGGDLGYFTLDVMPEPYGVALKDAQKGALVGPFAAEGGWVLVRVEDKRVEEPITLEAARPQIVRFLTYDQVRDILEKLRGSAKVEMLIGKPQDAPINGPQEPASAPADIPGGPPASAPPPAQPAKK, from the coding sequence ATGGCGAACACGCAAGGCCGGGCATCGGGTGGGCAAGGCGGTTTCTTCTCCCTCGGCGGCGTCGGTCTGGCGGTCGCTTTGGCCCTTCTGGTCGCCGCCTGCGGCCAGAACAAGGTCGCTGAGAAGCCGCCCGAGCCGGGCGACACGGCCGTCGCCCGCGTCAACGGCCAGGTGATCTGGGCCAGCGACGTCAAGCGCGAGGCCGTCGCTCAAGGGCTGATCAGCGAGGGCGAGCCGCTGGACATCTCCAGCGAGGTGTTCCGCCAGCGCCTCGACGAGGTCATCGACCAGAAGCTGCTGGCCGCCGAGGCCATCAAGCGCAAGCTGGACAAGGATCCGGTGGCCCAACGGCGCCTGGCCGCCGCGCGCGAGCGAATCCTGGGCGACATGCTGGTCGAGGGCGTGGTCGAAAAGGCCGTCACCGACGACGCCATCCGCAAGCTCTACGCCGAGCAGCAGAAGCTTTCGAAGCGCTCGGAAGAGATTCGCGCCCGCCAGATCATCGTCGGCAGCCAGGCCGAGGCCGAAAGCGTCAAGAAGCTGCTGGCCTCCGGCGCGTCGTTCGACGCCCTGGCCATGGAGCGCTCGACCGACCAGGCCACCCGCTTCAACGGCGGCGACCTGGGCTACTTCACCCTGGATGTGATGCCCGAGCCCTATGGCGTGGCCCTGAAGGACGCCCAGAAGGGCGCCCTGGTCGGCCCGTTCGCGGCCGAGGGCGGCTGGGTGCTGGTCCGGGTCGAGGACAAGCGCGTCGAGGAGCCGATCACCCTTGAGGCGGCCCGCCCGCAGATCGTGCGTTTCCTGACCTATGACCAAGTCCGCGACATCCTCGAGAAGCTGCGCGGCTCGGCCAAGGTCGAGATGCTGATCGGCAAACCCCAGGACGCCCCGATCAACGGGCCCCAGGAGCCGGCCTCGGCTCCCGCCGACATTCCAGGCGGCCCGCCGGCTTCGGCGCCGCCTCCCGCTCAACCCGCCAAGAAGTAA
- the argJ gene encoding bifunctional glutamate N-acetyltransferase/amino-acid acetyltransferase ArgJ gives MTKTPKASGKTTAAKAAEPVSAPAERGVIDAIVDPLTSALKRAGLRRAQKSAGETTSAAPAAPTSPKPASTGAGKPGLAISPLAVPFPNIPPIAGVEIATGRAGFYKHEREDLLLMRFAEGTSAAGVFTRHGVGSAPVDWCKRQLAASGGADVRALVVNAGCANSFTGKPGADAVRRVATAVGKRFDCRQRDVMMASTGVIGVILDDSKITARLPEVEARLTADAWAQAGRAIMTTDTFPKGAYATAMIDGHEVKIAGIAKGSGMIAPDMATMLAFVATDAAIAPAALQTLVSLYTRTTFNCVTVDGDRSTNDTLLLFATGQSGAPKISRPGDKRLADFREKLEGVLLDLALQLVRDGEGATKFVKITVNGAESPASARKIARTIAESPLVKTAFAGEDANWGRIVMAVGRADEPVVRERISVKFGDLYAARDGLISPEYDEAKMSAYVKNQEFEVSVDVGVGKGSATVWTCDLTKQYVAINGDYRS, from the coding sequence ATGACCAAGACCCCCAAAGCCTCCGGCAAGACGACCGCCGCGAAGGCCGCCGAGCCCGTGTCCGCCCCCGCCGAACGGGGCGTCATCGACGCGATCGTCGATCCGCTGACCTCGGCCCTGAAGCGCGCCGGCCTGCGCCGCGCCCAGAAGTCGGCCGGCGAGACGACCAGCGCCGCCCCGGCCGCTCCGACCTCGCCCAAGCCCGCCTCGACCGGAGCGGGCAAGCCCGGGCTGGCGATCTCGCCCCTGGCCGTGCCGTTCCCGAACATCCCGCCGATCGCCGGCGTCGAGATCGCCACCGGCCGCGCCGGCTTCTACAAGCACGAGCGCGAGGACCTGCTCCTGATGCGCTTCGCCGAGGGCACCTCGGCGGCGGGCGTCTTCACCCGTCACGGCGTCGGCTCGGCTCCGGTGGACTGGTGCAAGCGCCAGCTGGCCGCCTCGGGCGGCGCCGACGTGCGGGCCCTGGTGGTCAACGCCGGCTGCGCCAACAGCTTCACCGGCAAGCCCGGCGCCGACGCGGTGCGCCGCGTCGCCACGGCCGTCGGCAAGCGCTTTGACTGCCGCCAGCGCGACGTGATGATGGCCTCGACCGGCGTCATCGGCGTCATCCTGGACGACAGCAAGATCACCGCCCGCCTGCCCGAGGTCGAGGCGCGCCTGACCGCCGACGCCTGGGCCCAGGCCGGCCGGGCGATCATGACCACCGACACCTTCCCGAAGGGCGCCTACGCGACCGCCATGATCGACGGCCATGAGGTCAAGATCGCGGGGATCGCCAAGGGCTCGGGCATGATCGCGCCGGACATGGCCACCATGCTGGCCTTCGTCGCCACCGACGCGGCCATCGCCCCGGCCGCCCTGCAGACCCTGGTCAGCCTCTATACCCGCACGACCTTCAACTGCGTGACGGTGGACGGCGACCGCTCGACCAACGACACCTTGCTGCTGTTCGCCACCGGCCAGTCGGGCGCGCCCAAGATCAGCCGTCCGGGCGACAAGCGCCTGGCCGACTTCCGGGAAAAACTGGAAGGCGTGCTGCTGGACCTGGCTTTGCAGCTGGTCCGCGACGGGGAAGGGGCGACCAAGTTCGTCAAGATCACCGTCAACGGCGCCGAGAGCCCAGCTTCGGCCCGCAAGATCGCCCGCACCATCGCCGAGAGCCCGCTGGTCAAGACCGCCTTCGCCGGCGAGGACGCCAACTGGGGCCGCATCGTCATGGCCGTGGGCCGCGCCGACGAGCCGGTCGTCCGCGAGCGCATCAGCGTCAAGTTCGGCGACCTCTACGCCGCCCGGGACGGCCTGATCTCGCCCGAGTACGACGAGGCCAAGATGAGCGCCTACGTCAAGAACCAGGAGTTCGAGGTCTCGGTGGACGTCGGCGTTGGCAAGGGCTCGGCCACGGTGTGGACCTGCGACCTGACCAAGCAGTACGTGGCGATCAACGGGGATTACCGGAGCTAG
- a CDS encoding glycosyl hydrolase 115 family protein has translation MRDFRFKLGAACGLTLALSASAAFACDTPVSVCATGKATSLALIQKGHPAAVYVDAKANPAVRHAAEALRGDLARVAGGEALKLDDLSKAKGPVVILGVLGQSPVIDGLVKAGKLKIEDLQGQWEGFRQVVVERPAPNIPRALVIVGSDRRGAVFGAYDLSERIGVSPWVWWADVPVTRKSDLFLTAGARADHPRVKYRGFFINDENPAFSGWTKAKFGGVNSKAYAHVFELMLRLKGNYLWPAMWAPKAFNDDDPQSKVIADEMGVVMGSSHHEPMTRAQDEWHRNTDKGVTGGRWDYATNAENLRTFWRGGIERMMSKGDGAPYESVVTVGMRGDGDEPMAEGAATQLLEKVVADQRQIIADVTGKPADQTPQVWALYKEVQDYYDHGMRVPDDVTLLFADDNWGQIRRLPVAGKDKLPRAGGYGVYYHFDYVGGPRNYKWINTNQVAKVWQQMDLAYQREARNLWIVNVGDIKPMEYPLSFFLRMAWNPEAMTPKALADFPRDWASETFGPALGAEIGEALSEYETLASRRKPELIDQDTFPLGPDNGAGPLDGGEFGDIVDRWRALDAKVAAIKTKLRPDQLDAYYQLVEYPVTAFANLYEMYYATAWNRRLSARNDARANVFADKVEAAFKRDADLTAQYHALNGGKWDGMMNQVHMSYVIWNDPTQQTMPSVARVSADTPPEKLKAKIVFARSAASDPNLVTREAARFDRAVGGKGLSWTVVPRLGHGDAVLALPQGRPSTTAADGVRLEYGVDIPRAGPAIVRLALAPTLDATGGDGIKIGISIDDGPMQVVKSDLIPTPGAASRPEQARWIEAVKNHVHTVEARFPALTAGRHVVKVWRLDDNAVLEKVSLDMR, from the coding sequence GTGCGGGACTTCAGGTTCAAGTTGGGGGCGGCGTGCGGCCTGACCCTCGCCCTCTCGGCCTCGGCGGCCTTCGCCTGCGATACGCCGGTCAGCGTCTGCGCCACGGGCAAGGCGACGAGCCTGGCCCTGATCCAGAAGGGCCATCCGGCCGCCGTCTATGTCGACGCCAAGGCCAATCCGGCCGTGCGCCACGCCGCCGAAGCCTTGCGCGGCGACCTCGCCCGCGTCGCCGGCGGCGAGGCCCTCAAGCTGGACGACCTCTCCAAGGCCAAGGGTCCCGTCGTGATCCTGGGCGTCCTGGGCCAGAGCCCGGTCATCGACGGCCTCGTCAAGGCCGGCAAGCTGAAGATCGAGGATCTGCAAGGCCAATGGGAGGGCTTCCGCCAGGTGGTGGTCGAGCGCCCCGCCCCCAACATCCCGCGCGCCCTGGTCATCGTCGGCTCGGACCGGCGCGGGGCGGTGTTCGGCGCCTATGACCTCTCCGAGCGGATCGGCGTCTCGCCGTGGGTCTGGTGGGCCGACGTCCCGGTCACGCGCAAGAGCGACCTCTTCCTCACGGCCGGCGCCCGCGCCGACCATCCGCGCGTCAAGTATCGCGGCTTCTTCATCAACGACGAGAACCCGGCCTTCAGCGGCTGGACCAAGGCCAAGTTCGGCGGGGTCAATTCCAAGGCCTACGCTCACGTCTTCGAACTGATGCTGCGCCTGAAGGGCAACTATCTGTGGCCGGCCATGTGGGCGCCCAAGGCGTTCAACGACGACGATCCCCAGAGCAAGGTCATCGCCGACGAGATGGGCGTCGTCATGGGCAGCTCGCACCACGAGCCGATGACCCGCGCCCAGGACGAGTGGCACCGCAACACCGACAAGGGGGTGACCGGCGGCCGCTGGGACTACGCGACCAACGCCGAGAACCTGCGGACCTTCTGGCGCGGCGGCATAGAGCGGATGATGTCGAAGGGCGATGGCGCGCCGTACGAGAGCGTCGTGACCGTGGGCATGCGCGGCGACGGCGACGAGCCGATGGCCGAGGGCGCGGCGACCCAGCTGCTGGAGAAGGTCGTCGCCGACCAGCGCCAGATCATCGCCGACGTCACCGGCAAGCCGGCCGACCAGACCCCGCAGGTGTGGGCGCTCTACAAGGAGGTCCAGGACTACTACGACCACGGCATGCGGGTGCCGGACGACGTGACCCTGCTGTTCGCCGACGACAACTGGGGCCAGATCCGCCGCCTGCCGGTCGCCGGCAAGGACAAGCTGCCGCGCGCGGGCGGCTACGGCGTCTACTACCACTTCGACTATGTGGGCGGTCCGCGGAACTACAAGTGGATCAACACCAACCAGGTCGCCAAGGTCTGGCAGCAGATGGATCTCGCCTACCAGCGCGAGGCTCGGAACCTGTGGATCGTCAATGTCGGCGACATCAAGCCGATGGAATATCCGCTCAGCTTCTTCCTGCGCATGGCCTGGAATCCCGAGGCCATGACGCCCAAGGCCCTGGCGGACTTCCCGCGCGACTGGGCGTCCGAGACCTTCGGCCCGGCGTTGGGCGCGGAGATCGGCGAGGCGCTTTCGGAATACGAGACCCTGGCCTCGCGGCGGAAGCCGGAGCTGATCGATCAGGACACCTTCCCGCTGGGTCCGGACAACGGCGCCGGACCGCTGGACGGCGGAGAGTTCGGCGACATCGTCGACCGCTGGCGCGCGCTGGACGCCAAGGTCGCGGCGATCAAGACCAAGCTGCGGCCCGACCAGTTGGACGCCTACTACCAGCTGGTCGAGTACCCGGTGACGGCCTTCGCCAATCTCTACGAGATGTACTACGCCACGGCCTGGAACCGTCGCCTGTCGGCCCGCAACGACGCCCGCGCCAATGTCTTCGCCGACAAGGTCGAGGCCGCCTTCAAGCGCGACGCGGACCTGACCGCCCAGTACCACGCCCTGAACGGCGGCAAGTGGGACGGCATGATGAACCAGGTTCACATGAGCTATGTGATCTGGAACGACCCGACCCAGCAGACCATGCCCAGCGTCGCCCGCGTCTCGGCCGACACGCCGCCCGAGAAGCTGAAGGCCAAGATCGTCTTCGCGCGCTCGGCCGCGAGCGATCCCAACCTCGTCACGCGGGAGGCCGCCAGGTTCGACCGCGCGGTCGGCGGCAAGGGCCTGTCGTGGACCGTCGTGCCGCGCCTCGGCCATGGCGACGCGGTGCTGGCCCTGCCGCAGGGCCGCCCCTCGACCACCGCCGCCGACGGCGTGCGGCTGGAATACGGCGTCGACATCCCGCGCGCGGGTCCGGCCATCGTGCGCCTGGCCCTGGCCCCAACCCTGGACGCAACCGGCGGCGACGGGATCAAGATTGGGATCTCGATCGACGATGGTCCGATGCAGGTGGTGAAGTCCGACCTGATCCCGACGCCCGGCGCGGCCAGCCGTCCGGAACAGGCGCGGTGGATCGAGGCGGTCAAGAATCACGTCCACACGGTCGAGGCCCGCTTCCCCGCCCTCACGGCCGGCCGTCACGTGGTCAAGGTCTGGCGCCTCGACGACAACGCGGTGCTGGAAAAGGTGTCGCTGGATATGCGCTGA